The following are from one region of the Penaeus chinensis breed Huanghai No. 1 chromosome 32, ASM1920278v2, whole genome shotgun sequence genome:
- the LOC125042312 gene encoding uncharacterized protein LOC125042312, with amino-acid sequence MVFTHFLLVCLLASGVMAEADPKPDPVADPLPDPVADPIADPEADPEADPEADPEADPGYHAPCYDKTQYVNAYKTEAYPVPVYETVYKKKVVPTTLYKTLHKTQYQTVYHTEYVPKYVTETLYKTQVNYVTKHLSKYQTQYQTRYATDVQYVPKYVTSTHFHTHFQTQVRYNTIYDTQYTPVYVTKTKVQYQTHYATQYAPNYITVAKNEIIYKTYCPKPVYG; translated from the exons ATGGTGTTCACTCACTTTTTACTCGTGTGTTTGCTGGCATCCGGGGTCATGGCCGAAGCTGACCCAAAGCCTGACCCGGTCGCTGACCCGCTTCCCGATCCAGTTGCTGACCCCATAGCTGACCCAGAAGCTGATCCCGAAGCTGACCCCGAGGCTGACCCCGAGGCTGACCCCGGTTACCACGCCCCCTGCTACGACAAGACGCAATATGTTAATGCATACAAGACAGAGGCTTACCCC GTGCCCGTCTACGAGACCGTGTACAAGAAGAAGGTCGTCCCTACCACCTTGTACAAGACCTTGCACAAGACTCAGTACCAGACGGTCTACCACACCGAGTACGTGCCCAAATACGTCACCGAAACCTTGTACAAGACCCAGGTTAACTACGTGACCAAGCACCTGTCCAAGTACCAGACCCAGTATCAGACCCGGTACGCCACCGACGTGCAGTACGTGCCCAAGTACGTCACCAGTACCCACTTCCACACCCACTTCCAGACGCAGGTGCGCTACAACACCATCTACGACACCCAGTACACCCCTGTTTACGTGACGAAGACTAAGGTGCAGTACCAGACCCACTACGCGACCCAGTACGCACCCAACTACATCACTGTCGCCAAGAATGAGATCATCTACAAGACTTATTGCCCCAAGCCCGTCTATGGGTAA